The nucleotide sequence CATACATATTATCCTTGTCTGAGATGTGGCTGTACCCTTCTTAAGAATTGTCACATGTTACCTATGACCTAAAAACTGGTTTTAACACTCATAATACCTCCTGCAACAGAGTAAGGTTCAGGCAGTCACACACAGAACTATTGTGGGTTatgttgtattttgtttttatgcCTGTTTTCCCCTCACTTCCACAAGAGCTGATTCACAATCTGAAATCACCCCTaggaaaaacatatttttctctgtgttaaTTCTAAGCATCTCCTTGTTTGATTTCAGAAGTTCTGTATTGCAGTGTGGACATAGTCCATTCTTCATTAAGGCAAGATTTTTCACTAACCGAGGCAGGTATCTTTCAGGGTGGCACAAACATTAAAAAGTGTTTTGGAATACcaaaagaagaggaaattaTGAACATTTCCAGGAACATTTAAGGCTGGGAAAACTTCCTGCCTAGCTGAAATTCTAATACTCTGTGCACTGACTTGTGTGTCTGCCATGAACACCATCACATTTAGACTCTGTCTAGAAGTATTACCAGCTTGCAAAGTAGCTGGATGTCATGCAAAGCCTGCATTCTCTCCTCTTTCCAATGAGTGTCCCACattctcctcatccctcccacTGCCCACGAGCACTTCTGCTTTCCCAAGCTGTCCCACTTCAGTGTTTTCAGCCTTTTCTTTTAACATTACTGCTCACAAGGCCTTGGGAACTGAGGAGGCACCAGACCTGCCTGCCCCTCGTGCAGTGCCAGGACAGAGCAGAGATTCAGAGAAGAGATTTGCTCCTCAAGGCACTCTCTTACTCTTCTTAGCAAGGCACCCATTGTGGGGTATTGGGAGTGATATGGGTTGTGAACAGGGGGTTCACAAGAGCAGTGATCAAAAGCAGCAGAGTTCAGTCCAGTGTCAGTTTGTCAGGTACCCAAACAATGCTAAATTGTTTgctctcttcctttctctttttcttccctccttccACCTCTACTTTCTGTCTCTTTCTCCCCTCCTCTTCATGAATTTTGCTCCCCATCTCAATATTTTTTCTCaatcttgctttctttcttaTCTCTCTCAGtattttcctcccttcctctctTTTCTCTGTCATTGTCTATGTTTCACTCTCTTTCTCCATTTCTTTCTCACAGTATCTACCCAACCCACTATTCCTCTActctccctctcctgctccacctgcctctccctccttcgcttctctcttcctttctgtCCTTCACTCCCTGGCCCCCTTACTTTCTGcttttggggaagaaaaccCTTTCTGGTCAAGGCAATGTTGCTGTGGGCTGAGGGCATGGACAATGAGTACTTGGACAACTGGAAAGCTCAGTTGTTGGCTAGATGCCTCTGTGAGGAGCCTGTGTCTTCAGGTCAGAAATACTTTTCCATGTCTCAGTGCCTCTTAAGTGCTGATGCTTTTGCACCCAGGAGACACAGTTGTCCATGCCCAAGCTGTTGAAGGTCAGAGAACTCTATAGTCCACATGGGACAGCAGCTCCAGTGGAGCTCATCAGCTGCATCTATTTTAAACCTTCTCTGAGACTTGTTTCTTTAGGCCAGTTATGGGCCCATGTTGCTTCCTAGATCAGTTACCTGTGCATCAGCACATTTCAGATCACAAGCAGCCTAACTCCAGAAATAGTGTGTTGATGCAAAACTACTGCTGTCCTCCAGCCAAGACAGCAAATCAAAAGTGAGCAGAAATTGGATTTCCTTACTCACCCCTGTAATATTCCACTCTGATTCCAGCAAGtctccagccctgctttccAGGATGGCTGGTGGCAAGGCCAGCTCAGCACAGTGCAACGTGTGTgatttctctccctctcccaccTGTGCAGTTGGAATTCTGGCCCCAGGTATTGTCTCTTAAGGAACCTGCAATGTTACCTTTCATCAGTTGAGCATCAGTAACAAATCCTCAGGCCATAATTTCCTACTGGTGAGAGAGGAGCCCCAACAGTGTCAGGTGCTTCAAGTGCATCCTGATTCTTCCACAGTCAGAGCCCCTTGTTCATGTTGGAGGGTGATTGTAATATTGTCCAAAGGAACAGGGAGATTTGGCATTGAAATATGGTCCCCAAAGTTGTTGTGTTATTTACTACTCTGTCAGCAGGTCTAAAAAGGTTTCCAAGGTTTCCTTTCCTTGTTGCCCAGATATCACTGGCACTGATGAAGTTTTCACAGCTTCACACATAGAGATGATGTCTCTGAAGAGCATCACTTACAGTGACACAAGAGTCAACCCAGGGCATCATCTTTTCCTTAAATAGATTTAGCTGCTGCCTAGCAAACTACTTCCATATTTAGTTATAACATGGAAGGATTCCTTGGGTGTAAACCTCAGTGTGTTTGGGAGGAGGAGGACCTCCTAGTCCTGAACACTGTTGCTGCAAACACACTGACTGCTGTGGTCAGTGCAAAAGGCTGTGCAGTATCTCCAGCTCCCTTCCCCAGCTGTTTCACAGTTCTTTGGAGTACTCCCTGTCAATGGAGAGGTGTAGAGATAGCCAGGAATCTTGAGGAACCTGTAAGTGTCCCTGTAGTGAAAGCCAAGTCTCATTTACCACTCCCCACATCTGCTTGTAGAATCTTCCCTCAGCAGCTTCCTGATATGCCAGGGTCTAGTGAATGGTATGTTAAGCTGCCTCTTGCTGTACAGGTTGCCTCTAAACACCTATTCCAGACAAAGGAAGCTCCAATGTGAGTGTCAGTGTGATGTCCCAGTCTCTTTGCTTCAGGGTGGAGGTACGTGTGTTCTCCAGACTCACCACCTGCTCAGCTGCACAGCCCCCATTGGGGCACTGAATGAGAATGGCGAGGGGTGAGAACCATCCATGCTGCCTTGCTCTTCCTCATGCTCAGCTGTTCCTCATTTTTGTCCTGCTCATGCATTATATTCTGCAGTGTTACCCCATGTgggatgaaaacaaaaaaaaaaaaaaaaaaccgcCAGGGTCTATCAGCTACTTTTTTCTATCCAGTTTTCAGCTTTCTTATACAACAAAGCTCATGCATTGCTGCAAAAGGAAGTCAGAAAGCACTGTTTGTCAGTGTGGAAACACCGTGTTTAGAGCTTCTCTGTATTCTCAGAGAGCCAGACTTGCAGATTTCTTCATGGTATTGTGTTAAAAGAGTTGCTCTCAATTCCAGTGTTAAAAAGTAAAAACAGTTCCTTTTGATATTTTTGCTTGTAAATTTGTAAAACATAGGCTTACaatttttcttcctaaaaagcattatttatttagtatttatttattctaaCTTTAAATCACAATTCCATTGCTGTGAAACACTGTAGTACAGTGTAAAATTTTTTGTTTGCTCTCATGCATTTTCCTCTTACTGTAGTTGGAGTACAGGAGTTTCTGAATCTTACTCCAGAAAATTCAGCAGTTTACTCCTGCATATTAATTGTTTGAACACAATCAACACCTAAATAACCGCAGAACTAAAATGTAACTACTGCTTTTTATGCAAAGGAATCTACAGTTTTGTCTTTAGACATTGACTAATTTTAAAGCCTCATTGCAGAAAGAAGTGACAGAAGGTTCACATTTTGTGCAGCCCTCAGGTCACTTTGATGCCTCATGACACTCTCACTCTTCCTCTGCTATTTTCTTGCTGTGAAACTCGCGGCTCTTCACTCGGAGCTTGTTGACCTGTGACTCTGCAATGTCAGCGCGCTCCTCAGCTTCCTCCAGCTCGTGCTGGATCTTGCGGAACTTGGAGAGGTTGACATTGGACAGCTCCTCCTGTGAGAGGAGAGGCAATCAGGACTCAGGAGAACAGGGCAGGGGTTTCACTCCTGCAGCAACTCAGCCTTATGGGGCTGCAAATCTCCATCCCCCTCCCACCACTGCTCACACATCAGCCTCACACAGGGctcctcatcctccccttctcaggaTCCTACTGGGACAAGCTTCACCAGGACCGTGTCACATGTGAGGAGCAATTTTGACATTTCAATTTGTCATTTCTGTACTTATTCTCCCCCTTGTTTAGTGCTCATGTGCTAGGGGGTATATCTGGATGACAAAGTTCCCCTTGTCAACTGATGATTTTTGACATTTTCAAAACTTCTGATATTCATCTCCTGGACACCTGTGTGACACTCAGGGGAAGGaatgctttttatttccctgtGCAATACTCACAGCCTCCTCAGCTTGTCTCTTATAGGACTTCACTTTCATTTGCAGCTTGTCCACCAGATCCTGCAGCCTGAGAATATTCTTCCTGTCCTCCTCAGACTAGAGGGTAGGCAAAATGGAAAGAGTGAATTATTGCTTTCTGCAGACCACAATATAGCATTTATCCTTGGAGTCCATGAGAACCTCTTTTGTTTGATGGAATGAGGGTTCATCAGCCCAAGGGGAGCTCGTGCCTTACCTGGTAGGTGAGTTCCTTCACCCTGCGCTCGTACTTGCGCACGCCCTTCACGGCTTCAGCGCTGCGCTTCTGCTCAGCATCAACCTCCCCTTCCAGCTCCCGCACCTGCAAGGACaagcccatccctgcagctgccctgacAATGGCTCTCCAAGGAGAGACACGCTCActcaggcacagccccagccctacACACCCTGGCTTCCAGCTTCTGGATCTGCTTCTTGCCTCCCTTCAGTGCCAGCTGCTCGGCCTCTTCCAGACGAAGCTGCAAATCCTTCACTGTCTGGTCCAGGTTCTTCTTCATCCTCTCCAGGTGGGCACTGGTGTCCTGCTCCTTCTTCAGCTCCTCTGCCATCATGGCCGCCTGATCAGAGCAAAGGGTCAAAGCCATTTTGGGGCTGGACATATTTTAGACAGACTACATTCATCGTCAGCAATGCCAGGAGTGTCCAACTCACATCAGTGATGGCCTTCTTGGCCTTCTCCTCAGCATTGCGAGCTTCCTGGATGGTATCCTCCATTTCACTCTGGATCTGGGAAATGTCCGTCTCCAGCTTCTTCTTGGTGTTGATCAAGCTGGTGTTCTGTTGAAGgaaaaaagcatattttctttttctccagatGCTTCACACCATTTTTAGAACAATAAAATTACctatttttatttatggtttTGTTACAGTTTCATATGAAGAATACAAATAACTAATAAATGGCAATTGTAAACTGCTGAAGACAAATTGCTGTATTACAATTAAAAAAGGGGAACCAGACCTATTTTTAACATTAATTCTCTAAATACTGTAGGTGTATGTCTTCAGTTCTAGAATTTACCTGAGTGTGGAGGAGCTGAACTCTCTCACTTGCATCCAGAAGCTCCTGCTCAGCCAATTTCCTCGACCGCTCCGtctgctccagggctgcccGGAGCTCCTCAACTTCAGCCTGCAGCAGGTTTGCTCTGCGCTCCACCATGGCCACCTGCTCCTTCAGGTCCTCCTGAGACCTGAGAGCATCATCCAGATGGATCTGGGTGTCCTGGAAAGAGAGATAAGAGAGACTGGGAGGCATAtccttccaattttttttttccattttcatatTAATATAGAAAAGATAGAATAGtagaagagaaatattttcagctAAGAAACCCATGGGAACCTGGTCTGTAATGCCATACCTTGAGCACTGCCTGAGTGTTTCTCAGGTTcttctgtgcctctgcagcCACACGGTTGGCATGGCTCAGCTGGATCTCCATTTCATTCAGGTCTCCCTCCATCTTCTTCTTCAGCCTCAGGGCTTCATTCCTGCTCCTGATCTCAGCATCCAGGGTGCTCTGCATGGACTCCACAATTCTGAGGTGGTTTCTCTTCATCTGATCAATCTCCTCATCTTTCTCTGCTATCTTCCTGTCAATCTCAGCCTTCACTTGGTTGAGCTCAAGCTGCAGGCGCAGGATCTTTCCCTCCTCATGTTCCAGGGAGGCCTGAACAAAGAATAAAATCCAGTTAATTATAAAAAATAGCAATGTCAACAACATTATATTAATTGTTATCTCAAAGAATAATGTATAATCAGAGGTCTGTTATtgcaggaaaggaaagaaaaaagtatacCCATGGATTCAAAGTTTTTACTGGTGTGAAGAAAATCTGCTTCCTATGCCTCCACTTAATTCCCAGTGCATAGAATTATTTAAATGTTATCTGAAGTTGCCAGACTCGTTGTAAATAATCAGTTAACAACAGAAGGCTTTACCTCTGCTTCCTCCAGGGAGGCTTGCAGTTCAGATTTCTCCTGCTCAATCTGCTTCTTCACTTTCTCCAGCTCATGAATTGCCTTTCCTCCCTCTGCAATCTGCTCCGTGAGGTCGGAAATCTCCTCTaaaaggaagggagaaaagCACCATGGTCAGGCAGAGAGCTGAATGGAAAAAGGCTCTGGTGCATCAAGTTGCCAGGCAAGATCTTACCCCTGCAGGTCCAGAGCTGTTAAGTGTGGTAGACAAACAAGTTTGTAAGAAaggccagggaggagcagagggcCAAGGACTTACGCTGCAAGTTCTTGTTCTCCCGCTTCATTGTTTCCAGGTGGTCCAAAGACTCCTCATAGGCATTCTTCATCTTGAACAGCTCCGTGCTGAGAGAGCGCGACTCCTTCTGCGAGGCCTCCAGCTCAGCCTGAGTTTCCTCATACTTCTGCTTCCATTCTGCCAGGATCTGAAGAGAAACAGGGTGTGAGTAGGGCTCTGGCCATCACGGGGCCATGCTCTGGCCAggggtgctggtgctggaggcCAAAAGACCTTGTCAAAGTTCTTCTGCTTCTtatccagagcagcacaggcagcattgGATCTCTCCACATCAATCATCAGGTCCTCCACTTCAttctgcagcctctgctttGTCTTTTCCAGGGAGGCACATTTGGCATTGACCGCCTCAACATGTTCCTCTGCATCCTGCAGACGCTGGGCCAGCTTCTTCCTGTGTTAAACATATGTCATGGTTtaagagaaaagggaaagctGTGCCATGTGGTTGATGGGATTTTCCCTGTCTCTTTACCAGTCCCTCTTTTCTACATGTTTGCcggtgtttttttcctttggttccCACATCATACGGATTACAGAATTTTTTTGCTACTCTCCTTTCACAGCAACCCAAGAAGAACACTGACTTTTTTCCAATAATGTCACTGTGATCTCCAATAATTTCTGGTCTTAATCTCTGCTAGCCTTTCTAATTTTCCCTCCACGTACTTGGCCTCCTCGAGCTCCTCCGTGCGCTGAATCGCGTCCGTCTCGTATTTGGTTCTCCACTGGGCCACTTCGCTGTTGGCCTTGGACAGGGCTCGCTGCAGCTCCCCCTtggcctcctgctcctcctcataTTGTTCCCGGAGCAAGTCACAGTCGTGGCGAGCGGACTGCAGGGCGTGGGCCAGGGTACTCTtggcctgcagcagcaaggaTATTGGGTCATGGAAGAGAAAGATCCAAGGAAACCTGACTGAATATTAATTGAACAGTGGATTATGCTTCTATGGAAATAGGCAACCATGCACTCAATGAGGAATGAAGATGGGACTGAAAAAAATGAACAGTGGATCAACTTTAGGTAAAAGTTAGCATGAAATGACTTGCACCAGATtacatgagattttttttcccggTCCCATCATTGTGGTTCAGTAGTCACATAAGTGTCTGGAGCACCTCTGAGAGGAAGAATCACCTTTATCTCTTCCTCCAGGTGCCTCTTGAGTTCCTCAATCTGTTGGGTGAAAGCCTGTTTGCCTCTTGACAGCTGAGAAACCAAAGCATCCTTCTCTTCCAATCGACGTGAATATTCACCTGAGAAAATGTGCAGATACACAACAGTTTTAACGCCATTCACGGTGCCACTGCAAACATTTGGAAATGTAAAACCAGATGATTTTCTGTTCCTGCCAAAACTTATGATCCCATTTCAAGCATTTCACAATAGATGTGACACAAAGTGTGTCGAAAAGATCACATCCCCTGATGTGTAATTTCTGCAATAACTCCGAGACATTACTGATTTGCACATGTAGATGTGGGTGTCTCACCTGACTCGGTCTGCAGACGAGCTCTTTGAGCAGTGAGGTCATTGATCATGCGCTGATGTTCTTCTTCCTTGCTCTTAATCTCACTCAGCTGATCTTCCAGAGTGCGGCACATCTTCTCCAGGTTGGTCTGTTTCAGCATATAGAATGGGATGAATTAACCATCCACACTCTAAAGAAGCCTGGAAGCAAGGATTGTGTTGGATTCCACTGGGTCAATGAACCAATAAAATAATTGTGTACCTTGGCTTTAGAGACAGACTCCATGTTGCTGGCCAAGTCATCGATCTCCATCTTCAGCTCactcttctccttctccagcttctgCTTCACGCGTTGCAGGTTGTCGATCTGCTCgcccagctcagctgtgctgtccGCGTGCTTCTTGCGCAGGGCGGCAGCCGTGGCTTCGTGCTGCAGCGTGGCCTCTTCCAGGTCACGGCGCATCTTCTGGAATTCCGCCTCACGCTTCTTGTTCATCTCAATCTGAGCTGATGTGGCCCCTCCTGCTTCTTCCAGGCGCTCGCTGatctcctccagctccctggACAGGTCAGCGCGATGCTTCTCTGCTTTAGCGCGAGAGGTTCGCTCTGCCTCAatttcctcctccagctcctcaatGCGGGCCTGCAGAACAGCAGGGACCCTTGACAGCCGTGCCCTCCTCCTGCCTGAGCTGAGCCTGAGCAAGGCAGGGGAAGGAACAGACACTTGCCTGCAGCtccttgattttcttctgaaactGCATGCCCACTGCTTGTTCATCCGTGATCTTGCTCTGGATCTGGCTGATTTCAAAGTCTTTCCTTTGGACCAAATGAACCGTGTTAGAACTCAAAGAAAATAGACaagtgctgcagcccagcactcaggtgccccagagccacacTTACTTCTTCAGTTTCTCATCCAGCTGCTGCTTATCATTCTCCAAATCCATGATGCTGTCCTGGGCCAGCTTCAGGTCTCCTTCCAGTTTCCTCTTTGCTCTCTCCAGGTCCATGCGCAGTTTCTTCTCTTGCTCCAGGGACCCTTCCAGCTGAACACAACAAGACCATCAGGCCTCTGCCAGCCAGCTTGGACTCCATACCTGTCCTGTTCCTGCTCTATATCCGTGTGCTTACATCATCCACTTGCTGTTCCAGCTTGATCTTGGCTTTGGTCAGAGTATTGACTTTGtcttcctctgcctgcaggtCATCCAGGGTCTGCTGATGTGCCTCTTGGAgggctttcttctcttttgtcaGCTTGGCAATGGTCTCGTCCAAGGCTGCCATCTCCTCAGTCAGGTTTTTCACCTTTGAGAAGAAGGGAGCAAATATATATAAAGGAAGCAGATATAGAAGTCCTGTAATAGCGCACAGCCCATTTCCAGGAGTGCAAGTGGCAGGTTCTACCTCATACCTTGTTTTCAGTggcatgtttttctttctccaccTTGGCCAGTGTTAGCTCAAGGTCATCAATATCTTTCTTCAGCTCTGAACATTCATCCTCCAATTTCCTCTTCTTGGCTGTCAGTTCAgcattaatttcttcttcatcCTCAGCCCTTTCAGTCACCTCTTTAATTTTGGCTTCCAACTGGATTTTGCTTTTGATGAGTTGGTCACACCTTTCCTCAGCATCAGCCAAGCTATCTGCTTCCTGGTGGGTAGACAAAGATTCTGTTTGTTTGTAATATTTGAAAGTTTCTCTTCTTTATCTTTTAGCCTGTCAACTCAAACAGGTTTACAATGTTGTCAGGTTTTCTGCCTGGGAAATAGATGTGCAAGTTCTCAGTTTGGAatgttcaaaatatttttgttgctttttcctctttcaaaatATCTCTCAGCGTTTGTAGTTGTGATAATATTAAATGCTATAGGGGTTTCAGGTACAATCCTGTCTTGGATATCTAGAGATGGCAACTTCCTCAGAAAAGCAGGAGCCCTTACAGCCACTTGAAATCTCTTGCTTCTTTTACTATCTGTAAGAGAGCTCACCATGCTACTGCAAGTCAGCACTTTCTAAGCTGCATGTTTTATAGAATGGACACCTGACCTTCTGCCCGAAACAGAGCAGTCAGAATGAGTAGGTGCTTTTTCTGAGTAGCAAATAAATGGTGATAAACTCACAGCCTGTACTTGGAGCTGCAGgtcatttttctccttcattaGAGATACCattttctcctccagctccttccgCTTTGCCTCAGACTTTGCAAGCTCTTCCTTGGTTTTCTCAAACTCTCCTTTCATATTGGCCATCTCCTTCTCAGACTCTGCACTCTTCAGCAAGGGCTTGATCTTGAAGAACAGCTTCATCCATGGCCAGTTCTTCACATTCGTGAATGCGCGAATGTTGTACTGAATGCAGAAGATGGATTCCCTGAGGCATAATTAAAAAGTGCAATGAGTGTCAACACTTTCCCATAAGCAAAATGATTTTAACTGAAGAAGAGGAAGGTGTACCTGCGCTCCACCATTCTCTGGTACTCCACCCTCATCAGGAAGCCCCTGCACAACGCTTGGGTGCGGGTGATGAGCTGTGCCAGCTTCTCATCCCTCATCTCCTCCAGGATCCCTATCAGCCCAGCTTTGAAGAACACCTTGAGAGAGGCAATGTTGCAGCACATGACTGTCAGGTAGAGagagcaaagcccaggcaggCAGCGAATGGAGGGGATGGTACCTTGGTGTGTCCAAATTTGTACTGGGTGTGGTCCACATCGATTGAACTAAGAAGCTTCTCAGAAGCCTTCTTGCTATCGATGAACTGTCCCTCAGGGATGGCACTGGCATTAAGCACCTTGTATCTGTGGAAttggaggaaaaagaaggaagacaatGTCCAGTCATAAGAATGTTCTGTTCACTGAAACCAAGAGCAGTGTTTGCAGCAGAACTAGGCTGAGGAAGTTGGAATTTCATCCGTCCATTCTTAGAGACCTTGGCAAAGCTCAGTTGTGTGATGGAGAGCACCTGGTGAGGACAACTAGCTTATCTTTTCAGTTCACAGCTCTCACCTTTGTTTGAAATCAGCATAGAGGACTCTGCTGGGGAAGCCTTTCCTGCAGATCCTGATCCCTTCCAGCACGCCGTTACAGCGCAGCTGGTGCAGCACCAGCTCGTGCTCCATGGCACCTGGCAATGCAGAACACAAATGAGTGGCACAgcttgcagagcagaggggaatgGATGTTTCAGGGCAAATATCTTTCTGCTTGGGGTTCTTACCAGGCGTTTTAGTCTCGTTGGGGATGATGCAGCGCACAAAATGGGGGTGAGTGCTCCGCAGGTTGGTCATCAGCTTGTTGAGATTCTCCTG is from Passer domesticus isolate bPasDom1 chromosome 20, bPasDom1.hap1, whole genome shotgun sequence and encodes:
- the LOC135284213 gene encoding myosin heavy chain, skeletal muscle, adult-like, whose product is MSSDAEMAIFGEAAPYLRKSEKERIEAQNKPFDAKTSVFVAHPKESFVKGTITGRESGKVTVKTEGGETLTVKEDQIFSMNPPKYDKIEDMAMMTHLHEPAVLYNLKERYAAWMIYTYSGLFCVTVNPYKWLPVYNPEVVLAYRGKKRQEAPPHIFSISDNAYQFMLTDRENQSILITGESGAGKTVNTKRVIQYFATIAASGDKKKEEKSSGKMQGTLEDQIISANPLLEAFGNAKTVRNDNSSRFGKFIRIHFGATGKLASADIETYLLEKSRVTFQLKAERSYHIFYQIMSNKKPELIDMLLITTNPYDYQFVSQGEITVPSINDQEELIATDSAIEILGFTADERLAIYKLTGAVMHYGNLKFKQKQREEQAEPDGTEVADKAAYLMGLNSADLLKALCYPRVKVGNEYVTKGQTVQQVYNSVGALAKAVYEKMFLWMVVRINEQLDTKQPRQYFIGVLDIAGFEIFDFNSLEQLCINFTNEKLQQFFNHHMFVLEQEEYKKEGIEWTFIDFGMDLAACIELIEKPMGIFSILEEECMFPKATDTSFKNKLYDQHLGKSNNFQKPKPGKGKVEAHFSLVHYAGTVDYNITGWLEKNKDPLNETVIGLYQKSSVKTLALLFASAGGEAEASGGGGGGGGKKGGKKKGSSFQTVSALFRENLNKLMTNLRSTHPHFVRCIIPNETKTPGAMEHELVLHQLRCNGVLEGIRICRKGFPSRVLYADFKQRYKVLNASAIPEGQFIDSKKASEKLLSSIDVDHTQYKFGHTKVFFKAGLIGILEEMRDEKLAQLITRTQALCRGFLMRVEYQRMVERRESIFCIQYNIRAFTNVKNWPWMKLFFKIKPLLKSAESEKEMANMKGEFEKTKEELAKSEAKRKELEEKMVSLMKEKNDLQLQVQAEADSLADAEERCDQLIKSKIQLEAKIKEVTERAEDEEEINAELTAKKRKLEDECSELKKDIDDLELTLAKVEKEKHATENKVKNLTEEMAALDETIAKLTKEKKALQEAHQQTLDDLQAEEDKVNTLTKAKIKLEQQVDDLEGSLEQEKKLRMDLERAKRKLEGDLKLAQDSIMDLENDKQQLDEKLKKKDFEISQIQSKITDEQAVGMQFQKKIKELQARIEELEEEIEAERTSRAKAEKHRADLSRELEEISERLEEAGGATSAQIEMNKKREAEFQKMRRDLEEATLQHEATAAALRKKHADSTAELGEQIDNLQRVKQKLEKEKSELKMEIDDLASNMESVSKAKTNLEKMCRTLEDQLSEIKSKEEEHQRMINDLTAQRARLQTESGEYSRRLEEKDALVSQLSRGKQAFTQQIEELKRHLEEEIKAKSTLAHALQSARHDCDLLREQYEEEQEAKGELQRALSKANSEVAQWRTKYETDAIQRTEELEEAKKKLAQRLQDAEEHVEAVNAKCASLEKTKQRLQNEVEDLMIDVERSNAACAALDKKQKNFDKILAEWKQKYEETQAELEASQKESRSLSTELFKMKNAYEESLDHLETMKRENKNLQQEISDLTEQIAEGGKAIHELEKVKKQIEQEKSELQASLEEAEASLEHEEGKILRLQLELNQVKAEIDRKIAEKDEEIDQMKRNHLRIVESMQSTLDAEIRSRNEALRLKKKMEGDLNEMEIQLSHANRVAAEAQKNLRNTQAVLKDTQIHLDDALRSQEDLKEQVAMVERRANLLQAEVEELRAALEQTERSRKLAEQELLDASERVQLLHTQNTSLINTKKKLETDISQIQSEMEDTIQEARNAEEKAKKAITDAAMMAEELKKEQDTSAHLERMKKNLDQTVKDLQLRLEEAEQLALKGGKKQIQKLEARVRELEGEVDAEQKRSAEAVKGVRKYERRVKELTYQSEEDRKNILRLQDLVDKLQMKVKSYKRQAEEAEELSNVNLSKFRKIQHELEEAEERADIAESQVNKLRVKSREFHSKKIAEEE